AAGGCGGATGCTCTCATCACACCGCGTCAGCTTCACCACGGCCCGCGGGTCGGGCCGGTCCTCGGGGAGGGCGCTCAACAGGAAGTCGGCGGGGCAGGCGCCCGCGTCCACCAGGGCGCGCAGCGGGGTGAGGTGCAGGCGCTCGGTGCGGCCGTAGCTGTCGCGCACGTTCAGTCGGTCGAGGCCATCTTCCGCGATGGTCAGTAGCTCGTCGGCCCACTCGCCCACGGCACGTCCCCCCAGCCGCGCTCTCAGGCCGTGCTGGGTGATGTCCACACGGTGCGCCACCACGTCGTCGTAGGACAGCTGCGAGGCCAGCGCCTCGGCCCGGTCGAGGGCCACGTCGTCGTACAGCACACCGCGGGCGAGCGCGGGCAGGGCGCACACCAGGTCGCGCCGCTGACTGTCCGCGCCGCGCCACTCCAGCGTGCGCTTGAGCCGCACCTCCGGGAAGAGCGTGTTCAGGTGGGTCTCCCAGTCGAGAAGCGTGGCTCGCGTGCCCTCATAGCCGTCCGCGAGGAACTCGGCGAAGCGCTGCCCCGTGTTGTGCACCACGCGCCCCTCCCGCAGGACCAGGAACATGGGCGCTTGGAGGGCCCAGGTGACGTAGTCCTGGTAGGTTGCGCCTTCCGTCCAGGCGAACGGCAGCAGCCCCGTGCGCTCGGGGTCCATGTGCAGCCACACATCGGCGCGCTCACCCAAGCGCCCGCGGTGCTGCCCCTCGTGCCACGGACTGTTCGAGAACATGGCGGTGATGATGGGCTGGAGGCGCAGCGAGACGCGCAGCTTGCGCATGGCGTCGGCCTCCGACTCGAAGTCCATGTTCGCCTGCACCGTGCAGGTGCGCTTCATCATGTCGAGCCCGCGGGCGCCGCGCGTGGGCAGGTACTGCTCCATGACGGGGTAGCGCAGCTTCGGCACGCGCGGCAGCTCGTCCACCGTGGCGAACGGGTGGAAGCCGACGCCCAGCCAGGTGAGCCCCAGCGGCTTCGAGACGGTCTCCAATTCCGCGATGTGCGCGTCCATCTCGGCGCGCGTGGCGTGGATGTCGAACAGCGGGGCGCCGGACAGCTCGAGCTGACCCGCGGGCTCGAGCGTGATGGAGGCTTCGCCGCGCACCAGGGCGATGGCCGGCGCCCCCGGGACCTCGCGCTTGGGCGTCCAGTCGTAGGTAGCCGCCAAGGCCTCGAGCACGCGCAGCACACCGTTCGGGCCGTCGAAGCTGACCGGGCGGAGGTCTCCATCCACCCCGAACTTCTCGGCCTCCGTGCCGATCCGGAACGCTGCGCGCGGGCTCTCCGCTTGGTGGAAGGGCAGGAGCAGGTCGTCCATGCCCGAGATGAGCGCAGCGTTGGGGTCTTTGGTGTCCACGGGGTCCTCGTTGCGGCTCGGTCGCCGGCAGGACCGGGACGTTACCAGGGCCGGCGGGCCTCGGCACTCGCCGCGACCAACGCCCTAGGGGGGATGAGTGGTAGGCCATCGCGCTCGAAGGAGCGGGCCAACGCGGCCTCATGGCATTCCGTCACCTGACTATTGTCCAATTGGTTATACTGCGGCGCATGGATTGGCGGATGGCATCTCGCGCGGGTTCGAATGCGCTCGCGCTCTTGGGTCTGATGAGCCTCGGCGGCTCGGCGGGGTGTTCGGTGTTCGACCCCTCGCTGGTTCCCCCCGAGGGAGAAGGTTGTGAGGGTAGGGTGCCCCCGGCGCGCGTGACCCAGCCGGACGAGCCCGGCAGCGAGCGCTACGTCGTGATCCTCCGCGACATCTTCATCGACCAGCGCGGGGACGCGAGCAGCGACCCGGCCCAGGCTCCGTGGCGCGACATCGGCTTCAACCTCGACGGGCTGTGCACGACCGCCGACGCGCCCACGAGCGAGTGCACGCCTGCAGAGGGCCTCGCCGTCGAGCTCGATGGCAACGAGGGCATCGACAACACGTTCGGAAACAGCTTCTTCCCGGTGCTGATGTTGGGGGTGGACGGCATCGACGCCGACCTGATCGCCACGCAGGAGCAGGGCATCGGCGCGGTCCTGCTGCTGGTCGATGACTGGAACGGCGCGCGCAACGACTCGCAGGTCACCGTGACGGTCACACAGACCGTGTTCGGGACGACCGCCGGGCCGGGCGGAGCAGCGCCGGACATCACCATCGTGGGCAGCGAGGCGTTTCTGCCGGATGGCACCACACCTGCACCCCTTCCCGCGTGGGACGGGACGGACTACTTCTGGGGCCGCGACGACACGTTCGTGGCAGGCGATCCAGGTTTGCCCAACGTGCGGGTCACCACGGCTTACGTCACGAACGGCGTGCTGGTGGCCCGGCTGCCCGACCGGACGCCCATCAAGCTGGTGGGCACCGACATCGGTGTCGAGGTCACCCTCACGGACCTGCTCGCCACGGGCAACATCTACGAGATGTTCATCGAGCCGTCCGACACGCCCCCCAAGGTGGTCGTGGCTGGGCGCTGGGGCTTCAACGACATGGTCGCCCAGTCGGCGAACGTGGGCATCTGTCAGGGCACCTCGCTCTTCCGGACGCTGACCACGATCCTGAACGGCATGATCGACGTTCTGCAGGACCCGCCGGAGGACCCCGATCCCAGCCTGCCGTGCGACGCGCTCAGCGTGGCCGTGACGTTCGACGCCTATGTGGGCAACTTCGGTGGAGTGGCGGAGGGCCAGGACATCCCCAGCCCGTGCCCGGCCCCCTGAGGGGCTGACAAGCGCGCCGGCGGATGGTATCTCGCGAGGCCGTCCCCCCCTGAAAGTCCAGAAACGTGACCCAGCGACCCCTAGAGGCTTATATCGGTGAAGGTCTGACGCTCAAGGGCAGCGTCAGCGGAGAAACCGACATGGACATCGATGGGCGAGTCGAAGGCAGCATCCACCTGCGCGGACACGTGCGGGTCACCGAGCGAGGTCAGCTCACGGGCGCCGTGACGGTCGGCTCGCTCACGGCGCTGGGACGCGTGGTGGGCGACGTGTGGGCCACCGACGCAGTCCATGTGGGAGAGACCGGCCGCGTGGTGGGCGACGTTCGCGCTGCGCGCGTCTCGCTCGATGACGGTGGGCTGCTGGACGGCGCCATCGACATGGACTTCGACCTGCCGGCAGGTCTCTTGGAGGCACGATGACTCGTCCTTCACTCATCCCCGGCAGCGTGACCGTGGAAGGCGAGCTCACCGGCCGCGGTGATCTGGTCATCCTCGGCCGCGTGCTCGGCGACATCACCATCGACGGGCTGCTCATCATCGAAGAGGGCGGCGCCGTGCGCGGCGAGGTGCGCGCCGCGAGCGTGGTCATCCGCGGCGCGCTGGCGGGCGACGCGGTGGGCCAGGAGAGCGTGCGGGTGGAAGCCGGCGCCCAAGTGGTGGGCGACTTGCGCGCGCCGCGCATCAAGGTGGCCGATGGCGCGCAGCTGAAGGGCCGCGTGCAGATCGGCGCCGAGGCTGGCCTGTCGCCAGTGAAGCAGGTGGCCCCTGGGCCGCGCGTGCGGCGTGCTCGCCCCGCTGGGTTGACGGAGGCCATGTCGCTCTCGGCGCCAGCGCCCGTGGTGGCTGCGGCGCCCGTGGTGGCTGCGGTGCCCGTTGCGGCGGTGGTCGCTCCCGTGGCGGCGCCCGTTCGCTCACCTGCGCCGGTGGTACGTGCTGCGCCGGCCGTCACGCCGCCCGCGTCGTTCACGCGGCCGCCCCTGTCCATGCCCCGCCTCACGCGGGTCGCCGCCGAGCGGCGCTAGGCGGGTGGGAGTACTCATGACCGACCGTCTCCTCGAGATGCTGCGCGAGCACAGCTTTCGCCGCGGCACGTTCACGCTCAGCTCTGGCAAGACCAGCGACTTCTTCATCGACTGCAAGCCCACCGTCCTGCGCGCTGAAGGTCACGTGCTGGTGGGGGCCGCGCTCATGGACGCCGCCCTCCGCCTCGCAGGCAGCCTCTCGGCCGTGGCCGGGGTGGAGCTCGGGGGCTGCTCGCTGGCCAGCGCCGTGGCGTTCCACTCGTTCACCCAGGGCCGACCGCTCGACGCGGTGTACGTCCGCAAGACGCAAAAGGGGCACGGCACCCAGCGCTTGCTGGAGGGCGCCGCTCACCTGCCGCAGGGGGCGCGCGTGGTGGTGCTGGAGGACACGGTCACCACGGGAGGTTCCACGCTGCGAGCGGTGGCTCAGATCCGCGAGGCAGGCCTCACGGTGGCAGGCGTCGTCTCGGTGGTCGACCGCCTCGAGGGAGGCGCTGCGGCCATGGCCGAGGCTCAGCTTCCGTACGTTTCGTTGTATTCTCGCACCGACTTCATGACCCCGGAAGCGCCCGCCCGATGACCCGCATGCCCCGAGCCACGGCGCTGCGCACGAAGCGCTTCGGTCTCTGGGCGCTGCTCTTCTGCTTGGGCTGTGCCAGCCCGGCCGTGGTCTCCCTCACCACGGGCCCGCGCGACTACACCCCCAACGACTACGAGGACGTCTACGAACGCTGGACCCGGTCGGAAGAGGACTTCGCCTGGGGCCGGATGACCGACGTGCTGCGCGTCACGGCCACGTTCGAGTCCTGGGAGTTCCGCTGGGCCTACGTGGTGCGCTACGCCGACGACCACAGCCTGGTGCCGGCCGCCCGTGACGAGATGCTGCGCGCCACCCTCGACGACGCGGGGACGCACCATCGGTTCTTCGTCACGCTCGCCGGCGACCAGTTCCGCGAGTCGAACCTCGCCGGCCGCGGGAGCGCCTGGCGCGTGCTGCTGATCGCCCCCGATGGCTCTCAGAGCGAGCCCATCGATCTCGAGCGGGTGCGGCGTCCGACCGCCGCGCAGCAGGTCTACTTCCCGTCGGTCACCACCTACCGCGAGGTCTTCCGGCTGGCGTTCCCGGCCACCCGCGAGGACGGAACCGCTGCGATTCCAGAGGGGGCCGACCACATCATCCTGCGCTTCACGGGGGCTCGCGGTCGCGTCGACCTGCGCTGGGACCTCGAGCCCTGAGGCTGCGCAGGGGCGCCGCTCGGGTGCTCCGTGGAAATCGCCTGGAAATCCAGCGGCAAATGTCGTTGACGCCTGCGCCGTCGCGCATGTATAGTCGCCCCGAACAATCTAAGTTCCTGAATTCTAAGGAGCTTTTGTCATTGCCCCCCACGTGTTGCGTGGGGCTGGAGGTCCGCATCATGCTGCGCGCGATTCCTACCCGTATTCTGATCCTGACGATGTTGGCGGCTCTCGCTGCGCCGCTGTTCGGCTGTCACGCCGACGAGAACGACCCCGAGGGCCAGGCCGAGGAGCTCGCGGATCCCGTTCGTCGCCAGAACGCCATCCACAACCTCCATCGCATCTACACCACCGCGCTCGCGGACGCGTCGGGCAACCGCGCGGCACCCGAGGTGGTGGCCGTCGCCGACGTCATCGTCCCGGCGCTGAACGACACCTACCTCAACTTCCTCGAAGACCGCAGCAACGGCCAGGCCATCCTGGACCTGCTCAAGGAGCTCCAGGACCCGCGCGGTCTGCCGGCCATCAAGAAGGCCCTCGAGTGGCGCACCGGCGTCACCGAGCTCCACGCGGTGCGCGCGGCGCAGGCCATCGGCTCCATGACCATCCCCGACGGCGAGAAGGCCGGCGTGGCCACCGCGCTCGGCACCGCGTTCGACGCCATCACCGGCGTGCGCGAGGTGGACAACCAGATGCGCATCGAGTTCGTGCGTGCGCTCGGCACCCTGCGCCACAACTCGGTCACGCCGGTGCTGGTTCGCATCATGCAGAACCAGTCCGAGAACCAGCACTTCCTCATCAACCGCCTGGCCGCGCGCGAGCTCGGTGAGATCGGTGACCCGGAGGCGGTCGAGCCCATGATCGGTGCACTGTTCCAGTTCGCCCCCAACAACCCCGGCATGCGCATGAACGACGTGGCAGCCGAGGCCCTGGTGCGCATCGGACGCCCGGCGCTCCAGCCCATGCTGCAGGTGCTCGCGGGCAGCCACGCGGCGGCCAACACGGCGGCCGACGCGCTCATCGCGGCAGTGCGCACGCGCCAGCCGGGCCTCACCATCAACCGCGCTCAGGTCGTGGGCCCCGAGGCCACCACCACGCTGGGCATGCTCGGCTTCGCGGACGCCTTCGAGCCGCTGCTCGCCGAGACGCGCGCCGAAGAGGTGGACCGCAAGCTGAACGGCTGCATCGCGCTCACGCGCCTCTCGCTCAGCGAGGCCCAGCACACGCAGGTGCGCACCGTGATCACCGCCCTCTACGCCAGCTTCAGCGCCAACCAGGTGGAGATGCGCGCCCAGCTCTTGGCCACCATGGCCAACACCTTCGACGCCGGTTATCTGCCGCTCTTCCTGACGGCGGCGCGTGACGCCGAGTCGCATCCTGCCCTGCGCGAGACGGCCATCGCCAGCCTCGGCAAGCTCGCCAACCGCGCCCAGGCCACCGAGCTGCGCGCCGTCATCGCTGCCGACGCCGACAACGCCCAGCGCTACAACGAGTACGTCGGCGCGTACCTGACGCTGGCCGAAGAGTGCGACACGAACGTGTCCTGCTACGTGGGCAAGCTCGGCGACGCGAACGCCAAGGTGGCCGAGAAGGCGGCATACATGATCGGCCTGCTGGCTCCGGACAACCAAGCCGACGCCATGACGGGTCTCGCCGCGCAGCTCGGCCACGCCACCTTCGAGGTGCGCTTCGCCGCGCTGCTCGCGCTCGACCACATCGCCGTCGCGGGCAGCCAGGCCGGCGTCGACAAGATCGAGGAGCTCAGCACCCAGGAAGACGGCCGCGCCATCTGGATGCAGTTCAAGGGCATCGCGCTCCCCATTCAGGCTCGCCTGCGCGCCCGCCTGCCGAGCTGACGGCGCGGCATGGTGCGCCTCGAGGTCATCTCCGGCGACGACGCCGGTCTGGTCGTAGAGCGCGACGTCGACGTCCTGCGCATCGGTCGCGCGGCCGACTCGCACGTCCCGCTCACGGCGCACCATGTCTCGGGTACCCACGCGTCCGTGGTCTTCTGCGCAGAGGGCCACGTGGTGCGGGACCACCACAGCACCAACGGCACGGGCCTGCGGCGGGGCAACGAGGTCTTCTCGCTGGAGAACCAGCCCGGGCGTGAGATGTTGCTGCGCTCGGGCGATGTGCTCTTGCTTGGCGAGCGGGAGCAGGCCGTGCAGGTGCGCGTGCAGCTCACCGAGGACCAGGACGCCACCGAGTTCGTCCAGACCCGCGAGGTGGGCGACGTGGGCCCCGTGGAGGAGCGCGCCGCGCTCGACCGCGAGGTGCTGCGCGCGCTCTACCAGGCGCAGAAGCGCATCAGCGGGGCGCTCGACCTCGAGAGCGTCATCGACGCCGTGGCGGAGTCGGTGTTCCAGTTCCTCTCGCGGGCCACGCACATGACCATCGCCCTCGCCGAAGAGGACGAGGTGGGCGCTGGCCGCAGCAAGACGCCGCAGTACGTGGCGGTGGGCAGCCGCGTGCGCGGAGGCACCACGCTCGATCCCATCCCGGTCACCCGCAGCGTGTTCAAGAAGGTGGTCAAGGAGCGCGCGGCGGTGCTGGCGGCCGACGCCAAGACCGACGTCGGTGCTTCGGTGTCGCTCATGGCGGCCCAAATCCTGTCCACCATCGGCGTGCCGCTCTGGCAGGGCGAGGACATCGTGGGCGTGCTGCAGGTGGACAACCGGGCGGCCAGCGGCATCTTCAAAGAGAAGGATCTCGACCTGCTCATGCTCATCGCCCAGAGCGCCAGCCACGGGGTGGTGCGCGCGCGCATGCTGGCCAAGCTGAAGCGCGCGGAGGAGCGTCAGCGCACGGAGAACACGTACCTGAAGTCGCGTGAGAAGACGCGCCGCTTCGAGGGCATGATCGGCGAGAGCGCGGCCATTCAGAGGCTGACCAGCCAGCTCCGCAAGGTGGTGGACACGCGCGTCACGGTGCTCATCGAGGGCGAGACCGGCACGGGCAAGGAGCTGGTGGCCAGCGCCGTGCACTACTGGTCCAACCGCGCAGACCGCCTGTTCGTGGCGCAGAACTGCGCGGCCATGCCCGAGAACCTGCTGGAGAGCGAGCTCTTCGGGCACAAGAAGGGCGCGTTCACGGGGGCCACCGAAGACAAGAAGGGCCTCTTCGAGCTGGCCGACCTGGGCACGCTCTTCCTGGACGAGGTGGGCGAGATGCCACTCTCGCTGCAGGCCAAGTTGCTGCGCGTGCTGCAAGAGGGCGAGGTGCGGCCCGTGGGCAGCAACACTACCCGCAAGGTGGATGTGCGCATCGTGGCGGCCACCAACCGCACGCTCGAGAACGAGGTGCGCGAGGGGCGCTTCCGCGAAGACCTCTACTACCGCCTGCAGGTGTTCCCGCTGCGGCTGCCCCCGCTGCGCGAGCGCGGCGACGACGTGCTGCTGCTGGCGGCGCACTTCCTCGAGCGCTACGCGCGCGAATTCGGGCGGTCCTCCGCCACGTTCTCGCAAGAGGCTTCGGAGCTGCTGCGCGCCTACAACTGGCCTGGCAACGTGCGCGAGCTGGAGAACGAGGTGCAGCGCCTGGTCATCCAGATGGACGAGGGCGAGAGCATCGTGGCGCCGCGCCACCTGAGCTCGCGCATCGGCAAGGTGGAGGGCGCCACGCTGCGCGTGCTGCCCGCCGGCGGTGAGCTCAAGGACATGATGGACGAGGTGGAGCGCGCCATCCTGCGGGCCTCACTGGACGAGCACGACAACAACAAGAGCGCCACGGCCAAGACGCTGGGGATCACCCGCGAAGGCCTGCACAAGAAGCTCAAGAAGTTCGGGATGGGCTGAGTGGAGGTCCCGCAGGACGAGACGTTCCGTGAGGAGCGCGAGCGCTTCGCGCTGCGCTGGAACTGCGAAGACTGCGCGCTCTTCGACGACAAGGAGCGCTGCGTGCACGGCTTCCCCACGCACCGCCACCGCCGGTCGCGCTACCTGGACCCGAGCGCGCCCATCCTGATCTGCAAAGAGTTCGACCTGGGCTGACGCGGGCCTGTGCGCGGGCCGAGTGCGTCAGCGCACCAGGAAGCGCCCTAGCGCGCGAATGAGGGGGGCCACATCGTCCGCAGCGGCCATCTCGCGCGCGCTGTGCATGGAGAGCATGGGGTTGCCCACGTCGATGGCCGGGATGCCCAGCTGCGCCGCGGTGATGGGGCCAATGGTGCTCCCGCAGCCGAGGTCCGAGCGCGTCACGAACTGCTGCACGGGCGTGCCCACTTCGCGGCAGAAGGCCATGAAGCGCGCGGCGCTCTCGGCGTCGGTGGTGTAGCTCTGGTTGACGTTGGTCTTGATCACCACGCCACCGCCCAGCTCGGGCCGGTGCGCAGGCTCGTGCTTGTCCAGATGGTTGGGGTGCGCGGCGTGGGCCATGTCGGCCGACACCAAGAACGACCGTCGCAGCGCGCGGGCCGTGTTGTCACGCGAGCCGCCCTTGGCCGACAGCGCCACCGTGACGCGGTCCAGCAGGGTGCCCAAGAAGCTGCCGGCGGCGCCTTGTGCGCTGCGGCTCCCGACCTCCTCGTGGTCGAACAGGATCACGCCCCGCGTGGCCGCCGCTTTGTCGGTCGCGCCGCGCACCAGGGCCTCGATGGCCGCGTGGCAGCACGCCAGGTTGTCCAGGCGCCCGGCGTTCAGGAACTCGCGCTTGATGCCCGAGCGGGTGGCCGGCGTGACCTCGTAGCAGCCGAGGTCCCAGCTCACGATCTGCTCGGGGGTGAAGTCGCCGTGCGCGTTCAGCTCGGTGACCAGCGCCTCGCGCAGCGACGTGGCGGTGCTGGTGAGCGCCCACAGTGGCGGCAGGTGCTTCTGCGCGTTGAGCACCAGCCCGTCGGTGTTCACGCCGCGGTTGAGGTGGATGGCCAGCGAGGGCACGCGCAGCAGCGGCCGCGCGAAGTCCACCAGGTGCAGCGCCAGGCCCGCGTTGGTCTGCACCGCCACGCGCCCCGCCAGCGAGAGGTCGCGGTCGAGCCACGTGTGGTAC
This window of the Sandaracinaceae bacterium genome carries:
- a CDS encoding polymer-forming cytoskeletal protein — translated: MTQRPLEAYIGEGLTLKGSVSGETDMDIDGRVEGSIHLRGHVRVTERGQLTGAVTVGSLTALGRVVGDVWATDAVHVGETGRVVGDVRAARVSLDDGGLLDGAIDMDFDLPAGLLEAR
- a CDS encoding polymer-forming cytoskeletal protein, yielding MTRPSLIPGSVTVEGELTGRGDLVILGRVLGDITIDGLLIIEEGGAVRGEVRAASVVIRGALAGDAVGQESVRVEAGAQVVGDLRAPRIKVADGAQLKGRVQIGAEAGLSPVKQVAPGPRVRRARPAGLTEAMSLSAPAPVVAAAPVVAAVPVAAVVAPVAAPVRSPAPVVRAAPAVTPPASFTRPPLSMPRLTRVAAERR
- the pyrE gene encoding orotate phosphoribosyltransferase; this translates as MTDRLLEMLREHSFRRGTFTLSSGKTSDFFIDCKPTVLRAEGHVLVGAALMDAALRLAGSLSAVAGVELGGCSLASAVAFHSFTQGRPLDAVYVRKTQKGHGTQRLLEGAAHLPQGARVVVLEDTVTTGGSTLRAVAQIREAGLTVAGVVSVVDRLEGGAAAMAEAQLPYVSLYSRTDFMTPEAPAR
- a CDS encoding HEAT repeat domain-containing protein, whose translation is MLRAIPTRILILTMLAALAAPLFGCHADENDPEGQAEELADPVRRQNAIHNLHRIYTTALADASGNRAAPEVVAVADVIVPALNDTYLNFLEDRSNGQAILDLLKELQDPRGLPAIKKALEWRTGVTELHAVRAAQAIGSMTIPDGEKAGVATALGTAFDAITGVREVDNQMRIEFVRALGTLRHNSVTPVLVRIMQNQSENQHFLINRLAARELGEIGDPEAVEPMIGALFQFAPNNPGMRMNDVAAEALVRIGRPALQPMLQVLAGSHAAANTAADALIAAVRTRQPGLTINRAQVVGPEATTTLGMLGFADAFEPLLAETRAEEVDRKLNGCIALTRLSLSEAQHTQVRTVITALYASFSANQVEMRAQLLATMANTFDAGYLPLFLTAARDAESHPALRETAIASLGKLANRAQATELRAVIAADADNAQRYNEYVGAYLTLAEECDTNVSCYVGKLGDANAKVAEKAAYMIGLLAPDNQADAMTGLAAQLGHATFEVRFAALLALDHIAVAGSQAGVDKIEELSTQEDGRAIWMQFKGIALPIQARLRARLPS
- a CDS encoding sigma 54-interacting transcriptional regulator — translated: MVRLEVISGDDAGLVVERDVDVLRIGRAADSHVPLTAHHVSGTHASVVFCAEGHVVRDHHSTNGTGLRRGNEVFSLENQPGREMLLRSGDVLLLGEREQAVQVRVQLTEDQDATEFVQTREVGDVGPVEERAALDREVLRALYQAQKRISGALDLESVIDAVAESVFQFLSRATHMTIALAEEDEVGAGRSKTPQYVAVGSRVRGGTTLDPIPVTRSVFKKVVKERAAVLAADAKTDVGASVSLMAAQILSTIGVPLWQGEDIVGVLQVDNRAASGIFKEKDLDLLMLIAQSASHGVVRARMLAKLKRAEERQRTENTYLKSREKTRRFEGMIGESAAIQRLTSQLRKVVDTRVTVLIEGETGTGKELVASAVHYWSNRADRLFVAQNCAAMPENLLESELFGHKKGAFTGATEDKKGLFELADLGTLFLDEVGEMPLSLQAKLLRVLQEGEVRPVGSNTTRKVDVRIVAATNRTLENEVREGRFREDLYYRLQVFPLRLPPLRERGDDVLLLAAHFLERYAREFGRSSATFSQEASELLRAYNWPGNVRELENEVQRLVIQMDEGESIVAPRHLSSRIGKVEGATLRVLPAGGELKDMMDEVERAILRASLDEHDNNKSATAKTLGITREGLHKKLKKFGMG
- a CDS encoding M18 family aminopeptidase, producing MTQLDAADDLLGFIDRAPSPYHAVREVVARLEGAGYRERDERDALELEPNEKFYVVRSGTTLAAFHTGTAQPADAGFSLIGAHTDSPNLRVKPSPDLHAGGCRQLAVEPYGGVLYHTWLDRDLSLAGRVAVQTNAGLALHLVDFARPLLRVPSLAIHLNRGVNTDGLVLNAQKHLPPLWALTSTATSLREALVTELNAHGDFTPEQIVSWDLGCYEVTPATRSGIKREFLNAGRLDNLACCHAAIEALVRGATDKAAATRGVILFDHEEVGSRSAQGAAGSFLGTLLDRVTVALSAKGGSRDNTARALRRSFLVSADMAHAAHPNHLDKHEPAHRPELGGGVVIKTNVNQSYTTDAESAARFMAFCREVGTPVQQFVTRSDLGCGSTIGPITAAQLGIPAIDVGNPMLSMHSAREMAAADDVAPLIRALGRFLVR